CTTGTGTATTCCATCACACGTCTTAAAACCCTGCTGGCATATCGTGTTACCGTTGAAATCATGTCCTTCATGTCTCGTCTTTGTCTGGGACGTGTCGAAATCTGGTACATCTGTTGCTTGACACTTTGGAGTATAATACCGTTAACCAATACATGTATGCCGGATCTACAATATGGAAAACGTCTGCTCGGATCAACGTTTAAGATCATCGAGAATTCAGCTCTGTTCGCCTGCGCGGCTGAATGTGTCACTTATGGGATATGCAAATCTTTCCATTTTGAATTGGGCCTGAGAGCGTGTCATCTGAATGGTTTTGATGATCTGCAATATCTGGAAGATGGCAGGAAAGCTGATATCATATACAGTTCAATTATGAACTGGAACAAGGTAGGGCTGGAACTGCATGGATACTTAAAACAATGTTTAGACACGGGCCAGGGTGAATTGACTGCAAAATCTGTTAGCTGGCTGTTcttttgtttaatgctgctaCAGTCAGCCAAAAGGCAGCTGTcggtaaataattgagtgtgaaccaggcaatccagtgatctacaacaacagcatccatctatgcaactgggatacgatgacatgtgtcaaccagttgAGTGAGCCTTCTCacagatcccattagtcacctcttacaacaagcatgtgttgctgaagatcagttataaCCCGGATCTGCAAAATTTGTAGATAAGTAGATAAGGAATGTATAGCACGGGAAATGTTTTGCTTGATACCAGGGTAAATTTTGGTTTAATGCTGTTATGCTGAGGCATAAGGTCCAGTGTTTCCCCGACTCATGCTGATAAAGTCATCATGTTTTCCCTATTGTTACAAGAGTGTGttttttgtaatttgtattattattgattgagtgatatttattattgggtcacaatgtttagagttttgagtgatagttcttatgggtcacatttcgtttcacGGTGTTTTAGCGGTATGCCTTTAAGGTACCGCTTTAGAGCTGCCCCCCTTTGGTGTGGTTTGACTTCAGTTGGTAAACACAAGTCGATCGCAAAGGTTCCTGTACtttgctggaatgctcaagaatcaatGACTGTGTATACGTAAGGATGGTTGTTGTGTTGGCAACAAACACCCGGACTGACACATGGACTAAATATAGGAGTTGTGCCATCattctacatctgtctgccatACTTTCAACCTGTATTCAACACTGCTTGCTGCGTACAACATTACTCTCACTGAAAACCACGGCTTTGGCGagtttatattatatttgtgacccagtaatgttgttctagaaacctctattcttaatctttgtatcttgctcttgttTGCTCAGTGCATAACatggaatattttagacttgccagtgttatattttgctggttcataggggtttccttataccttttgtcacgacaCATTATTAACTGTAACCCTATAGTAATTATAAGACGCATGTGAATGTTACCTTATCAATAAATCATTAGTACCAGATAATATAAGTTGTTTACTGGTCACTAGGGGATCATGCGCTGAGGTAcactcgatgtttgtttatgttcccgagggaccagtgaacaacgtatttaccttaccgaacacctaaattttaattttgaactattTGAAACATtagtatcggatcgtacacttcagtgTGAatcaacctgtgtgaatcaaacgattcgaatcttgcatcttgctgtttttccccgTAGGtactgtcttagtaaagtcgccacGATGTAATTCCCTTTCTTAATATTAACATTATTAACAGGAataacatttgaacgttttgtcaaaatttatttattggaatgcgaggcaattTTTTCGTAGCCGTCGCTAGATATGGCGGACGACACAGGAAAAACAGATTCAGAGCTATCCCCCTTCCATCGATCTGCATTCGTAAACCATCGGTAATTttcgtgcatcatgcgtgatgcGATGTTATACGAgataactaccacgaagtaccgagttgccattggcagcggggtgtattgcaatacacctcgcttgtacacgaggtacattgaaaataatagaagagcgctcagccaatcagacatttatgtgtgaggtaagataataacCAATGGTGATTATCTGCTGAAACAGAACGCACTTGAAGGTAAAGCTGGAAAGGGATTGATCAAAATGAGTAACGTCTCCAGGTGTTCGGTAAACGAATAAGTCCTCCCCGTCCTACCGACTGCACTACACTCAAACAATGTGCATGAAGACACACGTTGTCTGATCCTGCACAGAACTGCAGTTGAAATCAGTAACATATTCACATTAGTACTTGTACTTATATATAACATAAACTGTATGTTACAGACAACACTTGGTCCTTGTCAGAACAGACCATGTGGATTCACGCAAAAGTGCCGTGTGAAGAGAAGTGGCTCCATGAAATGTGGTATGTACAACTGTCAACGATGGATACAAATTGCCTACAACTATTGATCGACTTCAATCTGATCACCAAAATAGCCAGTTTGCTTTGATAAATGAACAGTTTGAGGCGAACTCTGGGAATTCATACGACCACGCTATCTACATCTTAATTCAGATCATTTCGTGTTTGTTGATTTGATGGAGGACCCTTGGTCCAAATACACCTTCATTTCGTTGTGTGAAAGGAGGTTTACATGGTCCAGGATATATCTATATACTTATTACATTCTGTTTGTACTTCGACTAAATGAAAAAGGGCCATAAATCGTTTTGGTGATGTACGTGATAATGGAAATACAGTTTTAGTGGTAGATAAAACTGGTTAAAGTATACATAAAAAAAGTTCTTTCATGTGATTTATAAAACTTCAAGTCTGAAATATTCGTAGTTATTTAGGATAATGGTTTCAAGAAATCCGTGAAACAGGAAGATTATCCATTATTTTATGTTTGCTGACATAAATTCGACATACAGATTGTAGTACAATCCACGTTCAAGAACGTGCCAAGTTCAAGATGATCTGGCACAGTTACTCAAAGATTTCCAGCATCATCTTCTACATTATGAAATACTTTTTCTCTTTGAAAATCTGCACATTCCAAATTTAATACATTCTAGAAAGTGTACACTTTTTGtgggatgtttacaagatattgCGGAACAACATCTATGCCAttttatataacaatatattttattttatgagACATGGCTGAATATATCtctgaaatatttgaatttttcTCGAATGTGTGCTATGACTTTTACTCTGAGTGGCATTCAAAGGTCAATGTGATGAACTATCTGTGGATAGAGAACATCTCTATTATTAACGTATCTTTCTTAATATTTAACGTGTTTGCTCGTGTTGGTAATCGTATGTAAGTCTCGCATACTAGTAATTGAATGCACCAGAGGTTTATATCCTAAAACATCATAgcaatgtgtaattgtttgtgCAACATTTCACTGACCTTGTAATGAGCAATCTGCCaatatgtttttatcattaAGTTTTGATTCTTACAACAGAGGGATTTGTATCCAACATTGCGAGAGGTAAACCAGCAAGTTCAAGTTCAGTATGGCCGGATCCTAAATTCCAGCCAAGAAATGCTGTTGACGGTAATGACAACGCTGGATCATGCTTTGTTGGAAATTCGAATGATTTGTCACCCTGGTGGCAGGTGGACCTTCAGGACACCTACGTCGTTGTGGAAGTTCGTGTAACCAACAGAAAAGAATTTAGACGTAAGAAAATCGCTTGTCGGCTGCCTTCAGGATATTGATGTAAACCTATTTCAGGATATCGCGGTCATAATTGACAGCACACATAATAAGTTATGTATTTATCTTTTAAATTTCTATTAATATTATAAATATGCTTGGCCAGGTGTCACAGTTCCAGCGGCTGGGTATGTATGCTTAATCGCAAAGGAAAGAATGGAGGTTTCAGATTATCTCAGATTGAAAGTTTTAACATGATCGTTGTGTTTCAGCTGAACGACTTCACGACTTTAGTATCGACGTGTACCAAGGCGACCCTCTTGTAAACTCAAGTGTCACCCCACAACTGTGTTACATGTACAATGGAGCCGTGACAGAGCCTGGCAAGACAGTTGCGTTACAGTGTACTTCACGTACTAGTGGCCGCTACATGAGACTAAGTGGGAAGAGAACCATTGACGCCGATGATCTTTTGCAGTTTTGTGAATTCCGGGCCTTTGGCTTCAAGCCTTTGCAGTGGTATGTGTAATGGATGAAGGATAGGAACACGACTTATTTTGTTAGCGATGCGTTTTAGCATGTTCCAGGTGTTATAATTTCCTAAAAGAAAGACTAATATGAGTCAATAAAATGGCGCAGTTTAGTTGATCGACAAACCATATATTACCATATAGTACTAAAGTACTTTGAAGTTGTACTTTACACGATGAATTGTCCATAGAAATCAGCATCAGTGAAGTCTAATGAACTGTAGATTGGGAGGATTTACATTGTAGGCGGTGCATGAAATAATCGAATATATATTAGAGTGAAGGAGATTATGCTAAACTGAAGTCGGTGTGC
Above is a genomic segment from Haliotis asinina isolate JCU_RB_2024 chromosome 7, JCU_Hal_asi_v2, whole genome shotgun sequence containing:
- the LOC137292077 gene encoding uncharacterized protein: MSFMSRLCLGRVEIWYICCLTLWSIIPLTNTCMPDLQYGKRLLGSTFKIIENSALFACAAECVTYGICKSFHFELGLRACHLNGFDDLQYLEDGRKADIIYSSIMNWNKTTLGPCQNRPCGFTQKCRVKRSGSMKCEGFVSNIARGKPASSSSVWPDPKFQPRNAVDGNDNAGSCFVGNSNDLSPWWQVDLQDTYVVVEVRVTNRKEFRPERLHDFSIDVYQGDPLVNSSVTPQLCYMYNGAVTEPGKTVALQCTSRTSGRYMRLSGKRTIDADDLLQFCEFRAFGFKPLQWYV